GTATAAATCAGCTGGGCACGTGCCGCCGGCAACAACGCCGACAACCATGACATGCCATCCTCATCCGGCGCCAGACAAACCCTTCGCCGCTCAAACGCTGTCTTATGCCGGACGCTAATTGTTTCCGGATACGCCTGTTCCCGCATCCGGCGGGCCTTCACCCGGAACTGGCTCGGCGTCTGACCCGCGGCCGCAACCGCCAGCAGATCCTTTTCAAAGCCAGCCAGCTCAGCCTCGGGGACATTCTGGGACTGGTCCAGCACCGTCTGCACATGCGCGTAACTGAGGGTGCCCGCTTCCAGGCCGGCCAGCGTTGCAGTGTGGGTGGAACACAACTGTCCGGCGTCGCTCATCAGCATCTTCGCGGTGTTGGCGGGCAAGCACAGGATCGCGGCAGCTTCCTCCGCAGCAAGACTGAACGTCAGTCCCGGATCCTCCCTGCCGATGTCTTCGAGCAGGTCATCGCGGAAGACTGTTTCCATCCGGTGCAGGATTTTCGCTTGCTGGGCTTGAGCCCACCTCACCAAAGCATCCAACCGGGACAACACAGCCCCGGCTTCGTCCTGGGTCAGGGACTCCGTACCCTGCAGGACTATAGCTCCGGTCAAACCGTCCCGATCGGACGGACCATGGGCAGGGGCCGGAGGGAAACCGTCTCGGTTAGAACCTGCATCATCGACCCTGCGCGAAGCTGCGAACACCGACCGGCTGGACACACCATGCTGCCCGGTACCGGATGCATCACCGGTGCCGCCGCGTCGAAAAGATCCGTCCTGACCCATGCCTTCAAGCTTTCACCTGCCACCGACATTTCCGTCCCGAAAACGGCCCCAAAATGGCCTCAACAGGGGCTTTTCGGGGTCTTGAAATACCCGTCTTTTCTCGGCAACTACCTAGTTCCCGGAGGGACAGGACGCGGGACAAGACGGACGGGCCTCTTCCCTTCCGATCCGATAGAAAACCCGGACCGGAAGGGAAGAGAACTTCTCAGTAGAGCTTGATGCTGCCGCCGTCAGCCATCAGCGTCTGTCCCGTCAGGTAGCGCGACTCGTCGCTGGCCAGGAAAGCCACGATCGGAGCAATGTCAGTCTCCGGGTCACCCAGGCGTCCCAGCGGAACACCGTTCACAACTTCCTGGTACGCCTCGGGGTAGGCCTTGCTCCACTGGACGATGCCGGGAGTCAGGGCCACCGGGCTGACAACATTGACGCGGATACCGTCCGCCGCCCACTCGTTCGCTGCCGTACGGGTGATCGCACGGATGGCTTCCTTGGCCGCGGCATAGGCAACCTGGTTTGGCAGACCCTTGATGCCCGCACCGGACCCGAAGTTGATGATGCTGCCGTGAGTCTTCTTCAGCTCGGGGTGCGCGGCCTGCATCAGGTACAGGGTGGCCATGGTTCCGGTGCCGAAGGAAAGGTTCCAGATTTCCGGGGTCGTTTCCAGAATGGGAGCCTGCTTTGAGGCATGCGCGTTGTTGACCAGAATGTCCAGCTTGCCGAAGCGCCCCACGGTTTCAGCGACGATTTCCGCAGCGCTTTCGGGCAGTGAGATGTCCTTGCAGATGAAGATGGCTTCACCCAGATCGGCCAGCTCCGCCACCAGCTTGTCGCCCTGCTCCTGGTTGATGTCCACAATGGCCACCTTGGCACCTTCGGAAAGGAAGTGGCGGACAATTCCCTGGCCAATCCCGCCTGCACCGCCGGTGACGATGGCCGTTTTGTTGCTGAGTTTCATTGTTGCTCCTTCTCCGGGTCGGACGGCGTATTCTGCGCTGTCCGGAGGTTTTCATGGGTACGAGCCTGTATGCCGCGCAGAAAACTGTCCACGGCATAGTCCAGGCTCCTTCGGGAAGCGTCATAGGTGATGCCGCGCCTCCGGAAAGCGCTGGCCATGCTTTCAGGTTCCGCACCGCCGTCGTCGTCATCATTAAAGCGGACGACGGCGTTGGGCCGGGACGGGCGGTGCACGCCGGGTCCCGGGTTGGCAGCAAGGGCCAGGGTTGACGTTCCTATCACGACAGCGGAGATCCCCACCACGCAGTCGAAGCACTCCTCATCGGACAATCCGGCGTCCTGCAGCGCACGAAGCAGATGCTCCAGCTCACCGGTCGGGGCCATATCCAGAAGACGGCTTGGACCAAGGACAATCTGCAGCAGCCAGGGATGCTGTACGAATCCCTCCCAAAGCGACTCCGCCATGGTCCGAAGCATTACCTGCCAGGACGCCGGGGGAGGCGGGATGAGCTCAGTGCGGCGGGCAGCCAGGCCGGCCATTGCCAGCAGCAGGGACTCCCTGTTTCCTACGTGCCGGTACAAGGCCATGGGAGACACGCCGAGTGTCTCGGCGATGCGCCGCATGGAGACGGACTCCAGCCCCTCCTGGTCGGCCAGGGAGACGCCGCACGCCGCGATGGCACGGGCGGACAGCTCGGGGCGGTGCTGTGCTCCAGGGGGCGTCAACATGTATACAGCGTATACCCGAGGCGGCCCCTTTCGTGTCCGGCACGCCTCCGGTGATGTGATCTTATTCTCACGGAACTTTGCGCTCATGTTCGGTCCAGCAGATGGAAATGCGCGCCGGTCAGCCAAATGCGGGCCGGCTTCTACATCTGTAACAGTGCCGCCGTCAAGACAGATCACAGAAACCCGTTGTATCTTGGGCGGATGCGACAAAACAACTCCTCCATGCTGGGCAGACTCGGCACCTCCGGCCGGCTGGTGTTGTTCCTGCTGGTAAGTGCTTTCTGCGGCGCACTGGTGGCCGGGATCTTCATCCCCACGGCTGCCGTCGGTGCCACGGGTGCAAACATCGTCCTCGATGCCATGGAAGACCTTCCCGACGAGTTCCAAACCGGACCGCTGGATGAGGGCTCCAAGATCTACTCGGCAGACGGCGTGCTGCTTGCCTCGTTCTACGCCCAGAACCGGATCCCGGTGACGCTGGACCAGATCTCGCCGTCCATGCAGGACGCGATCATCTCCATCGAGGACAACCGGTTCTACGAACACGGGGGAGTTGATGCCAAGGGCGTTGCACGCGCACTGGCCTCCAACCTGACCAAGGACAGCACACAGGGTGCCTCCACACTGACCATGCAGTACGTGAACAACGTACTCATCGATCAGGGTGTTGCTGAAGGCAAGAGCGGCGAAGACCTCACCATCAGCGGAACCAAGAACTTCACCGACAAGATCCGTGAAGCAAAGCTCTCCCTCGCCGTAGAGAAGGAGTACTCCAAGGACGAGATCCTGGAGGGCTACCTGAACATCGTGCTCTTCAGTGGCCGCACCTACGGCATTGAAGCCGCGGCCCAGAACTTCTTTGGTATTCCCGCCGCCAACTTGAACGTTGCCCAATCGGCCATGCTCGCAGGCATGGTGCAGTCACCGAATAACTTCAACCCGTTCACCAACCCGGAGGGCACCCGGGACCGCCGCGACGCGGTGCTCGCTGCGATGCTGCGGTACGACAAGATCACGCAGCAGGAGTACGACGCCGCGGTTGCCTCCGATCTGCAGCTGAACCCCCAGCCCGCAGCCCACTCCGGCTGCGTGGGGGCCGACATGGCCGAGTACTTCTGCAGCTACGTGGAGCAGGTCATCCTGGCGTCCGAAGAGTTTGGCGTGGATGAAACAGCCCGTGCCAAACTACTGGCCCGCGGCGGCCTAACGATTACCACCACGCTTGATTCGCGGCTCCAGGAACAGGCCCAGACCCAAATCGAGGCCCAGGTGCCCATTGGTGATGAATCCGGAGCAGGCTCGGCCATGGTTTCTGTGGAACCGGGAACGGGAAAAATCCTGGCCATGGCCCAGAACACCAATTACACGCCTGAAGAAGGCGCCGGAAACACGCAGCTGAACTTCAACGTTGACTCGGAAATGGGCGGCACCGCTAATGGTTTCCAGCCCGGATCCACGATGAAGCCGTTCACCACTGTTGCTTACCTTGAGGCCGGTGGAAGCATCGACGACGTTGTTGATGCTTCCCGCACCACATACCCGGCCGGTTATGACTGGACTGCCAGCTGCCTGCCGGAAGATGCATACTTCGACGAATGGAAGTTCAAGAACGCGCAGGAGGGCTACGAACGCTCCATGACCGTGGGTGACGGGCTGACCTGGTCCGCTAACACGGCCACCGTAGCCCAGGCCTCGCAGCTGGACCTGTGCGACATCCGTGACGCCGCCACCCGCATGGGCGTGCACCGCGCCGTCGACGGCGAACCCCTGGAAGTGAATAATCCCTCCTTCGTCCTGGGCAGTCAGGAAGTAACGCCGCTGACCATGGCGGCTGCTTACGCGACCTTCGCCAGCGGCGGCGAGTACTGCGAACCCATCGCGCTCACCCAGGTCAGCGATTCCCGGGGCAATGCCTACAAGGTCCCCGAGGAACAGTGCGAGCGTGCCATTTCCGAGGAGATTGCCAAGGAAGTGTCAGAACCACTGCAGAACCTGGTGAACAGCGGTCCCGGCGCCTTGGAGCCCCTGGGTGTTCCCGCGGCCGCTAAGACCGGCACCACCGACGTCTCCGAGCAGACCTGGACCGTGGGCTACACCCAGGGCATCTCGACCGCCTCATGGGTGGGCAACTGGACGTCCTATTCATCGCTGAACAATCTGCCCATCAACGGCGTCGCACGCAGCTACGTGGACGGCTCCACCATCGCAGGCGCGCAGTGGACTGAATACATGCGGGCCGTGGCTCCTCTTTATTCCACCGGTGAGCTGACAGATCCCAACCGGGTTCCGGTTCCGTCCCCGCAGCCGGAACAGCAGCAGGCACCGCAGGAAGAACAACAGGATAATCCGGCGCCTGCCCCGGAAGCCTCGCCGGAAACCGAACCTGCCCCGGTTCCGACCAGCGAACCTGCGCCGGCAGCCCCGCAGACGCCGGAACCGTCTGCGCCCGCCGCATCTGCGCCCGCTGCGCCTGCTCCGGCCGCGCCTGCGCCCGTCGCTCCTGCGCCGGTGCAGCCTCCCGTCGACCCCGCACCGGCAGCCGCGCCTGCGGATGGTCCTTAACAGCGCCGGTCATGGCAAAAAAATGCTCCGCAGCCTTCAGGCTGCGGAGCATTTTGCTGTTCCGGACACCACCGGTGGAAAGCGGTGCCTTGTGCCGCAGTGGAACTCCCCGCACTCTGGATGCATGAAACTCATGCAGCACCACGGCAACTTCCCTGTCCCGTCCCAGCGCCGGGAGCTCGTCCTGCCCGCAGTCAGTGCCAAGACACTGGCCATCGGTGCGTTTTCGCTGGGAGCTGTTGCCATGGGCGCGGTGGCGGTAGGGGCCCTGGCCATCGGCAAAGCCTCCGTCGGCCGGGCCGACATCAAGGAGCTGTACGTTGGGCGGCTCCAGGTGGACGAGCTCGTGGTGGTGGAGTCCACCGGACCCGAGCTGGGACTGTAACAACTTCCCCTGGCCGGTCAGAGACGCCGCCCCCCCGTTCGTGGCCAAAGCCCGCCTGCACCTAAGATGGCAGGGGCACTAAGCACCCTCCGGAGCTTACCGGCGGGGTTCAGACCCTTCAGTAAAGGAATTCAAGATGATCGGTTTCATTGTTGCAGGACTCATCATCGGCGCACTCGCCCGGCTGTTCAAGCCCGGAAAGCAGAACCTGAGCCTGCTGGCAACGCTGCTGCTCGGTCTCGCCGGCTCCGTCATTGGCGGTGTGATCGCGAATCTGGTGGGCACCGGAGACATCTTCGAGCTCAACGTTTTCGGCTTCATTGTTGCCGTGATTGCTTCAGTCCTGCTGGTCGGCGTCGCCGAAACTATGTCCGGACGCGGCAAGGGACAGGTTCGACCCTAGTACTTAGCGCTGGTACTTAGCCGAGAACAGTCCGCGTCAGGAACGAATTAACGAACTTGCCCCGGGGGTCCATGCGGCGGGCAAGATCGGAGAAGTCCCCGAACCGCGGATAGAGTTCCTGCAGCTGCGGCCGCTGGAGGGTGAACAGTTTCCCCCAGTGCGGCCGCGGCCGAAGGGGAGCAAGAGCAGCCTCCATGCGCCGCAGCAGGGCCTCGACATCCGCCTGCATCGGCTTCCATGTGAAGTGGAACGCCACTGAGTCCGGTCCGTAATTGGTGCTCAGCCACAGGTCGTCACCGGACATGGTCCGGATTTCGCAGACCTGCAGCAGGGGAGCGATCTGAGCGGCCATTCCGCGCAGGATTTCAATCCCTTCCACGGCAAAGCGGCGGTCCATGAGGTACTCGCTCTGCAGCTCGTCGCCGTTGCTTGGCGTAAAGGCGAGCCGGAAGTGTGACAGGCGGTCCGACCAGGGACCGGGCATGCCCATCTGCTGCGAGCAGTTCACGGCACTGATGCCCGGCAGCGGGTGCATGGGTTCAGCTGCGGCAGTCCCGCCGAAGAAATCCACTTTCCCGGCGTACGGCAGTTCGGCATCCGTGCGGCTCTTGAGCCACACCTGTGAAGCGTTTGGCCCGGCCAGCGAGCTGAAGATGCTCACGCTGTAGGCCGCAGACGTGATCTCATCGAAATTCTCCGCCACCGAGCTCCAGGGCACGTCGGTGAAGACGTCCTGGCGGACCTCGTACGCCGGTTGAATATCGAGCGTTATCCGGGTGACGATGCCCAGCGCCCCAAGGGAGACCACCATGCCGTTGAAATCGGGACTTGACCTATCCACCTGCAGGAGCTCGCCGTCGGCGGTCACCAGTTCCAGCGCGGCCACGGCGGTGGCCAGGTTTCCGTTCCGGTTGCCGGATCCGTGGGTCGCCGTCGCGACGGCCCCTGCTACGGAAATGTGCGGCAGCGACGCCAGGTTGTGCAGGGCATAACCGCGTTCCACGAGAAAGCCGGCCAGATCTCCGTAGCGGATGCCCGCGGGCACCGTCACGGTCAGTGCAGCCTCATCCAGCACCGGTGCACCGGTCAGCTTCTCCAGATTCACCATCAGCCCGGCCGAATCCGCTATGTCGTTGAACGAGTGCCGGGTGCCGACAGCCCGAACGGACGGCGCCGACGCCACAAGGGCCTGCAGTTCCTCCACGGTGGCGGGCTGTGCAATTTCAGCCGCGGAGTAGCGCAGGTTGCCGGCCCAGTTGTATTCCTCAAGCATTTTTGATGCCTTCCCTATGTGCAGGCCGGCAACCCGGACTGAATGTGCCGCGATAAACAGTGCCGCAGGCCCTAGAACCCCTGTGCCAGGCGATAGTACGCCTGGTTCATTTTCAATTCGTTGACGAACGCGGACGTGGTGGTGGAGTCATCGATCATAGCCAGTTCCACATCCGCGATCTGCGCGAAATCCTCCCACACTTCCCGTCCCAGGGCCGTGGACATGACGGTGTGGTGCGCGCCGCCAGCGGAGAGCCAGCACTCGGCAGAAGTCTCGAGGTCCGGAGCGGGCTTCCAGACGGCGCGGGCCACCGGAAGGTTGGGCAGGTCCTGCTCGGGCACCACATTCTCCACGAGGTTGGCGGTGAGCCGGAACCGCTCGCGCATATCCGCCAGGGAAACGACGACGGCGGGGCCCGGGTCAGCGGTGAACACCAGACGCACCGGGTCATCCTTGCCGCCGATGCCCAGCGGGTGGATTTCCAGCGCGGGCTTGGAGGTGGTCAGGGACGGGCAGATTTCCAGCATGTGGGCGCCGAGGATGACCTCGCTTCCGGGAACCAGGTTGTAGGTGTAGTCCTCCATCAGGGACGCGCCGCCGGGCAGGCCTTCACCCATGACCTTGGCAATACGGACCAGGACAGCGGTCTTCCAGTCGCCCTCGGCGCCGAATCCGTAACCGTCGGCCATCAGTCGCTGCACGGCCAGGCCGGGGAGCTGCTGCAGGGCGCCCAGATCCTCGAAGTTGGTGGTGAAGGCACCGAAGTTGCCGCTCTCCAGGAAGGAGCGCAGCCCCAGCTCCTGCCGGGCGCCGTAGCGCAGGGACTTGTGGCGTCCGCCGTCGCGCCGCAGTTCGGGAACGACGTCGTACTGCTCTTCGTATTCGGCAACCAGGGCGTCGATGGCCTCTTCGGTCACCGCGTCCATGGCCTCGGCGAGCTCGTTCACGGACCAGGTGTTGACGGAGACCCCGAACTTCACCTCGGCTTCGGTCTTGTCACCCTCGGTGACGGCGACGTTGCGCATGTTGTCGCCGAAGCGGGCCAGTTTGAGGTTGCGGATTTCATGCCAGCCGGCTGCGGCGCGTGCCCAGGAATCGATCTTGGCCTGAACGCGGGGGCTGGAGACGTGTCCCACCACGGTCTTGCGGCTGATGCCCAGGCGGGAGGCCATGTAGGCGAACTCGCGGTCACCGTGGGCGGCCTGGTTCAGGTTCATGAAGTCCATGTCAATGTCCGCCCACGGCAGCTCCACGTTGTGCTGGGTGTGCAGGTGCAGCAGCGGACGCTGCAGCTTGGTCAGTCCGCGGATCCACATCTTGGCGGGGGAGAAGGTGTGCATCCACGCGATGAGCCCAATGCAGGCCTCCGAGGAGTTCGCCTCAAGGATGGTGTCCTGAATGGCATCGGAGTCCTTGAGGACAGGCTTGAACACAATGCGGTAGGGGATGGCTTCGGCGTCGTCCAGCTGGCGGGCAATGTCGGAGGCCTGTTCGCGGACCTGGGCCAGGGTGTCTTCGCCGTAGAGTCCCTGGCTTCCGGTGAGGAACCAGATTTCGCGGGCAGGAATGGTGTCAATGGTCATGATGATGTCTTTCGTGAGCGGGGTGGGGAGGAGCGCTATTTTTGGCCGTATACGTTCTGGTAGCGCTGGTACAGATGGTCAATGTCCGTTTGCGGGATGGGCAGCAGCTCGCCGAGCTGGCGGCTGATGTGAACGGTTCGGGCCACCTCTTCGCACAGGACTGCGGATTTCACGGCGGACCGGGCGTCCTTGCCGATCGTGAATACCCCGTGGTTCTTCATGAGGATGGCGGTGGAACGGTGCCCGTCCAGGATGTCCACGATGCCGCGGCCAATGGAGTCGTCACCGATCAGGGCAAACGGGCCCACGGGGATTTCCCCGCCGAATTCGTCGGCCATCATGGTCAGGACGCAGGGGATGGCTTCGCCTCGGGCGGCCCAGGCGGTGGCGTAGGTGGAGTGCGTGTGCACAACGCCGTGGACAGCCGGCATGTGCCGGTAGACGTAGGCATGGGCGTCAGTGTCCGACGACGGCGAGCCCCCGCCGTCGACCGCTGTGCCGAACAGATCGGTGAGGACCATGTTCTCGGGAGTGAGCTCGTCGTAGGAGACCCCGGAGGGCTTGATGACCATCAGATCCCGGCCCGGTACGCGGGCGGAGATGTTGCCTGCGGTCCACACCACCAGTTCGTTGCGGGTCAGTTCGCCGTGCAGATCACTGACCTGCCTGCGGAGCCGGTCAACAGTGCCCAATACATCCTGAGTGGCCGTCACAGCGCGGGTTCCATTTCTTCTGAGGCGGTTGTTGGGGCATGGCCGGCAGCTGTGCGTTGGATGGCCTTGAGCCGGTGCATCACTTCATTGGCGCCGCGGCCAAAGTAGTCGTGGAGGGTGGTGTATTCGGCGAAGAGCTCGTCGTAGGCGCGAACATTTTCCGGAATGGGCCGGTACACGCCGCGGCGAACCCGTCCCATGGCGG
This genomic interval from Arthrobacter sunyaminii contains the following:
- a CDS encoding SDR family NAD(P)-dependent oxidoreductase; protein product: MKLSNKTAIVTGGAGGIGQGIVRHFLSEGAKVAIVDINQEQGDKLVAELADLGEAIFICKDISLPESAAEIVAETVGRFGKLDILVNNAHASKQAPILETTPEIWNLSFGTGTMATLYLMQAAHPELKKTHGSIINFGSGAGIKGLPNQVAYAAAKEAIRAITRTAANEWAADGIRVNVVSPVALTPGIVQWSKAYPEAYQEVVNGVPLGRLGDPETDIAPIVAFLASDESRYLTGQTLMADGGSIKLY
- a CDS encoding TetR/AcrR family transcriptional regulator; the encoded protein is MLTPPGAQHRPELSARAIAACGVSLADQEGLESVSMRRIAETLGVSPMALYRHVGNRESLLLAMAGLAARRTELIPPPPASWQVMLRTMAESLWEGFVQHPWLLQIVLGPSRLLDMAPTGELEHLLRALQDAGLSDEECFDCVVGISAVVIGTSTLALAANPGPGVHRPSRPNAVVRFNDDDDGGAEPESMASAFRRRGITYDASRRSLDYAVDSFLRGIQARTHENLRTAQNTPSDPEKEQQ
- a CDS encoding transglycosylase domain-containing protein, with translation MRQNNSSMLGRLGTSGRLVLFLLVSAFCGALVAGIFIPTAAVGATGANIVLDAMEDLPDEFQTGPLDEGSKIYSADGVLLASFYAQNRIPVTLDQISPSMQDAIISIEDNRFYEHGGVDAKGVARALASNLTKDSTQGASTLTMQYVNNVLIDQGVAEGKSGEDLTISGTKNFTDKIREAKLSLAVEKEYSKDEILEGYLNIVLFSGRTYGIEAAAQNFFGIPAANLNVAQSAMLAGMVQSPNNFNPFTNPEGTRDRRDAVLAAMLRYDKITQQEYDAAVASDLQLNPQPAAHSGCVGADMAEYFCSYVEQVILASEEFGVDETARAKLLARGGLTITTTLDSRLQEQAQTQIEAQVPIGDESGAGSAMVSVEPGTGKILAMAQNTNYTPEEGAGNTQLNFNVDSEMGGTANGFQPGSTMKPFTTVAYLEAGGSIDDVVDASRTTYPAGYDWTASCLPEDAYFDEWKFKNAQEGYERSMTVGDGLTWSANTATVAQASQLDLCDIRDAATRMGVHRAVDGEPLEVNNPSFVLGSQEVTPLTMAAAYATFASGGEYCEPIALTQVSDSRGNAYKVPEEQCERAISEEIAKEVSEPLQNLVNSGPGALEPLGVPAAAKTGTTDVSEQTWTVGYTQGISTASWVGNWTSYSSLNNLPINGVARSYVDGSTIAGAQWTEYMRAVAPLYSTGELTDPNRVPVPSPQPEQQQAPQEEQQDNPAPAPEASPETEPAPVPTSEPAPAAPQTPEPSAPAASAPAAPAPAAPAPVAPAPVQPPVDPAPAAAPADGP
- a CDS encoding GlsB/YeaQ/YmgE family stress response membrane protein yields the protein MIGFIVAGLIIGALARLFKPGKQNLSLLATLLLGLAGSVIGGVIANLVGTGDIFELNVFGFIVAVIASVLLVGVAETMSGRGKGQVRP
- a CDS encoding FAD-binding protein, producing the protein MLEEYNWAGNLRYSAAEIAQPATVEELQALVASAPSVRAVGTRHSFNDIADSAGLMVNLEKLTGAPVLDEAALTVTVPAGIRYGDLAGFLVERGYALHNLASLPHISVAGAVATATHGSGNRNGNLATAVAALELVTADGELLQVDRSSPDFNGMVVSLGALGIVTRITLDIQPAYEVRQDVFTDVPWSSVAENFDEITSAAYSVSIFSSLAGPNASQVWLKSRTDAELPYAGKVDFFGGTAAAEPMHPLPGISAVNCSQQMGMPGPWSDRLSHFRLAFTPSNGDELQSEYLMDRRFAVEGIEILRGMAAQIAPLLQVCEIRTMSGDDLWLSTNYGPDSVAFHFTWKPMQADVEALLRRMEAALAPLRPRPHWGKLFTLQRPQLQELYPRFGDFSDLARRMDPRGKFVNSFLTRTVLG
- the araA gene encoding L-arabinose isomerase, coding for MTIDTIPAREIWFLTGSQGLYGEDTLAQVREQASDIARQLDDAEAIPYRIVFKPVLKDSDAIQDTILEANSSEACIGLIAWMHTFSPAKMWIRGLTKLQRPLLHLHTQHNVELPWADIDMDFMNLNQAAHGDREFAYMASRLGISRKTVVGHVSSPRVQAKIDSWARAAAGWHEIRNLKLARFGDNMRNVAVTEGDKTEAEVKFGVSVNTWSVNELAEAMDAVTEEAIDALVAEYEEQYDVVPELRRDGGRHKSLRYGARQELGLRSFLESGNFGAFTTNFEDLGALQQLPGLAVQRLMADGYGFGAEGDWKTAVLVRIAKVMGEGLPGGASLMEDYTYNLVPGSEVILGAHMLEICPSLTTSKPALEIHPLGIGGKDDPVRLVFTADPGPAVVVSLADMRERFRLTANLVENVVPEQDLPNLPVARAVWKPAPDLETSAECWLSAGGAHHTVMSTALGREVWEDFAQIADVELAMIDDSTTTSAFVNELKMNQAYYRLAQGF
- a CDS encoding L-ribulose-5-phosphate 4-epimerase, coding for MTATQDVLGTVDRLRRQVSDLHGELTRNELVVWTAGNISARVPGRDLMVIKPSGVSYDELTPENMVLTDLFGTAVDGGGSPSSDTDAHAYVYRHMPAVHGVVHTHSTYATAWAARGEAIPCVLTMMADEFGGEIPVGPFALIGDDSIGRGIVDILDGHRSTAILMKNHGVFTIGKDARSAVKSAVLCEEVARTVHISRQLGELLPIPQTDIDHLYQRYQNVYGQK